The proteins below are encoded in one region of Maribacter aestuarii:
- a CDS encoding PQQ-binding-like beta-propeller repeat protein: MKTILKSFSVFDVFTVLSLLLLIGCGTEKSELPQEKYYVTWSSYLGDPGRSHYSTLSQITKENVGQLKVAWTYEAPDWGQMQMNPIVVDSILYGVTAALRVVALNAETGKEIWQFGDSVKVWHSTSRGVSYWGSGQDKRILCTRGPHLFALNALNGEPISSFGDNGKIDLRSGMPDNAKDKFVISNTPGTIFKDLIVMPLRVSEGEGAAPGDVMAFNIITGKLQWVFHTIPYPGEEGFETWEDSTAYKSPIIGAANNWAGMAVDEEAEILYVPTGSAAPDFYGGVRLGSNLYANSLVALNANTGERLWHFQFTHHDIWDRDPPAPPNLLTVERDGKKIPAVAQVTKQGYVFVFNRLTGEPLFDIKETPVPPSGLDGEQAWPTQPIPIKPKPYARMSQDLMAEDISPFAKNRAELLDIFNTADKRQYAPPNITPNLLLPGYDGGAEWGGRLLTPMRAFYM; encoded by the coding sequence TTGAAAACAATTCTTAAGAGTTTTTCGGTATTTGATGTATTTACCGTTCTCTCTCTCTTACTATTAATAGGGTGTGGAACGGAAAAGAGTGAATTGCCCCAAGAAAAATACTATGTTACCTGGTCCTCCTATTTGGGTGACCCGGGTCGCAGTCATTACTCTACCCTGTCCCAAATAACGAAGGAAAATGTGGGTCAACTTAAAGTCGCATGGACCTATGAAGCTCCGGATTGGGGACAAATGCAAATGAATCCCATCGTGGTAGATTCCATTCTTTATGGAGTTACTGCTGCGCTTCGTGTCGTTGCTTTAAATGCTGAAACGGGTAAGGAAATCTGGCAATTTGGGGATTCGGTGAAGGTATGGCATTCCACAAGCAGAGGGGTTTCTTATTGGGGAAGCGGGCAAGACAAACGCATTCTATGCACCCGTGGACCTCATCTTTTTGCTTTAAACGCCCTTAACGGAGAACCAATTTCTTCCTTTGGCGATAATGGAAAAATCGATTTGCGCTCCGGCATGCCGGACAATGCTAAAGATAAATTCGTAATATCCAATACACCCGGCACCATCTTCAAAGACTTAATAGTTATGCCGTTACGTGTTTCCGAAGGAGAAGGAGCCGCTCCTGGTGATGTCATGGCGTTCAATATAATTACGGGCAAGTTACAATGGGTCTTTCACACCATCCCATATCCAGGCGAAGAAGGTTTTGAAACGTGGGAGGATTCAACCGCTTACAAAAGTCCAATAATCGGAGCAGCGAACAACTGGGCCGGGATGGCCGTTGATGAAGAAGCGGAGATACTTTATGTTCCTACCGGTTCAGCAGCTCCAGATTTTTATGGCGGGGTGCGCTTGGGAAGCAATCTATATGCGAATTCCTTAGTAGCCCTGAATGCCAATACTGGAGAACGATTATGGCATTTTCAATTCACCCATCATGATATTTGGGATCGGGACCCTCCTGCTCCTCCAAATCTTTTGACAGTGGAACGAGATGGAAAAAAAATTCCCGCTGTTGCACAGGTCACTAAACAGGGTTATGTATTTGTCTTTAATAGACTAACAGGGGAGCCTCTTTTTGACATTAAAGAAACACCCGTGCCGCCATCGGGTCTAGATGGAGAGCAGGCATGGCCTACACAACCCATTCCTATTAAACCCAAGCCTTATGCTCGGATGTCACAAGACTTGATGGCAGAGGATATAAGCCCCTTTGCGAAAAACAGAGCGGAACTTTTGGACATCTTTAATACCGCTGACAAAAGACAATATGCCCCTCCCAATATTACCCCGAACCTGTTGTTGCCCGGATACGACGGAGGTGCCGAATGGGGGGGGCGGCTGCTGACCCCAATGAGGGCATTCTATATGTAA
- a CDS encoding c-type cytochrome, translated as MLQVAPNTTIASSTPLGEATYLKNCVSCHQVDRKAMAASGFPSLIDLQLKKEKNEVSQIITNGKGMMTGFPQIKGDELQALLRYLYNEEVKHTVATKIVADEAQQVLYKHTGYSKFLDSNGLPGIGPPWGTMHAIDLNTGDYKWSIPLGNTLELDEKGIGTGTENYGGPVVTENGLLFIGATKDGYFRVFDKENGALLWEYQLPAAAFATPAMYEVNGKQYIAIACGGEKLGTKKGNQIIAFALGTP; from the coding sequence ATGTTACAAGTGGCTCCGAATACCACAATTGCCAGTAGCACCCCTTTAGGTGAGGCTACTTATCTCAAAAACTGTGTGAGTTGCCACCAAGTGGATAGGAAAGCAATGGCTGCTAGTGGATTTCCATCACTTATTGACCTCCAATTGAAGAAAGAAAAAAACGAAGTTTCCCAAATCATTACCAATGGCAAAGGTATGATGACTGGGTTTCCACAAATTAAAGGAGACGAACTGCAAGCACTTTTACGCTATTTGTACAACGAAGAGGTAAAACATACAGTGGCCACGAAAATAGTTGCTGATGAAGCTCAACAAGTTTTGTACAAACATACCGGGTACTCCAAATTTTTGGACAGTAACGGGCTACCGGGGATTGGTCCTCCCTGGGGTACCATGCATGCCATTGACTTGAACACTGGAGACTATAAATGGTCCATCCCTTTGGGCAATACTCTAGAGTTAGATGAAAAAGGCATCGGGACCGGAACGGAAAATTACGGCGGTCCAGTGGTTACGGAAAATGGACTGTTGTTCATTGGGGCGACCAAGGACGGTTACTTTCGAGTATTTGATAAGGAAAATGGAGCCCTTTTATGGGAATATCAACTTCCTGCGGCGGCATTTGCAACACCAGCAATGTATGAGGTTAATGGCAAGCAATACATTGCCATCGCCTGTGGTGGAGAAAAGTTGGGAACCAAAAAAGGAAATCAAATCATTGCCTTTGCTCTTGGGACACCTTGA
- a CDS encoding sulfatase family protein, whose translation MKLPTASNRKFISLLFLIVLAIVLSANIKSKPIGISETYVKPNILFLIADDWSYPNAGVYGDSTVRTPTFDRLANEGALFENAYCSAPSCSPSRASILLGRYPHQNESAGNLWSVIPKKFPNWVSLLETSGYHTGMSRKGWGPGNFKAGGYEHNPAGNEYIDFETFLSDRKDDQPFVYWFGSQDPHRTYETNAGIQTGMEAASINVPGFLPDTPCVRNDIMDYYFEVERFDRESGNIIDVLEQHGLLDNTLIVMTSDNGMPFPRAKANLYDYGTRMPLAIYWKNHIDGGIRISDFMNFIDFGPTFLEAAKIEIPEEFSGHSLMELFGDKKSTNIYRSKVFLERERHANVRKGDLSYPARAVRTKDFLYIKNFEPDRWPAGDPEVHISVGQYGDVDNSISKFTIMMMEGKPSDKDYFALAFSKRPAEELYVLANDPYNLKNVADNPKYKDVLATLQNELQNWMARTEDLRATEPKTDYWDKVVYTPDYQFQNYDLQKEFNDYKILIREGGGFKETNCE comes from the coding sequence ATGAAACTACCAACGGCATCAAATAGGAAGTTCATCAGTTTACTGTTCTTAATAGTCTTGGCGATAGTTTTGTCAGCTAACATAAAGTCAAAACCTATCGGAATTAGCGAGACTTATGTAAAACCGAATATCCTATTCCTAATTGCGGATGACTGGTCTTACCCAAATGCTGGAGTCTATGGGGACTCTACCGTTCGCACACCAACTTTTGACCGTTTAGCCAACGAGGGAGCCTTATTTGAAAATGCCTATTGTTCCGCACCTTCTTGTTCGCCCTCAAGGGCCAGTATTCTTTTAGGGCGCTATCCCCACCAAAACGAAAGCGCAGGTAATTTATGGTCGGTCATACCCAAGAAATTTCCGAACTGGGTATCCTTACTGGAAACCTCGGGCTATCACACGGGCATGAGCAGAAAAGGCTGGGGTCCGGGCAATTTTAAAGCGGGTGGATACGAACATAATCCTGCAGGAAATGAGTACATTGATTTTGAAACCTTTTTATCCGATAGAAAGGACGACCAACCCTTTGTATACTGGTTTGGCAGTCAGGATCCACATCGCACCTACGAAACCAATGCCGGAATACAGACGGGAATGGAAGCGGCTTCTATAAATGTGCCAGGATTTCTTCCGGACACCCCTTGTGTGCGAAATGATATTATGGACTATTATTTTGAGGTTGAGCGATTTGATCGTGAATCTGGAAATATAATAGATGTGCTGGAGCAGCATGGATTATTGGATAACACCCTTATAGTTATGACCAGTGACAACGGCATGCCCTTTCCAAGAGCAAAGGCCAACCTATATGATTATGGAACCCGAATGCCGCTTGCCATATATTGGAAGAACCATATAGATGGGGGAATACGTATTTCGGATTTTATGAACTTCATAGATTTCGGACCTACATTTCTTGAGGCGGCGAAAATCGAAATTCCGGAGGAATTTAGCGGGCATAGTCTAATGGAACTATTTGGCGATAAAAAATCGACTAATATCTACAGAAGTAAGGTTTTTTTAGAACGTGAGCGACATGCCAATGTCCGCAAAGGAGATTTGAGTTACCCGGCCAGAGCGGTTCGCACTAAGGATTTTCTATATATAAAGAATTTTGAACCAGACCGATGGCCCGCCGGGGACCCTGAGGTCCATATTTCAGTAGGTCAATATGGCGATGTGGATAATTCTATTTCCAAATTCACAATTATGATGATGGAGGGTAAGCCTAGCGATAAAGACTATTTTGCACTAGCTTTTTCCAAAAGACCTGCGGAAGAATTGTACGTATTGGCAAATGACCCTTATAATTTGAAAAACGTAGCCGATAACCCGAAGTATAAAGATGTGCTAGCTACTTTACAAAACGAATTACAAAATTGGATGGCCCGTACAGAAGACCTCCGTGCTACGGAACCAAAAACCGATTATTGGGATAAGGTGGTATATACTCCTGATTATCAATTTCAAAACTATGATTTGCAAAAGGAATTTAATGATTATAAAATATTGATACGTGAAGGAGGGGGTTTCAAAGAAACAAATTGCGAATAG
- a CDS encoding acyl-CoA synthetase translates to MSSLINKSKEYADRNAILSHGQYYSYATLLSVTRTVAAHLLQGRKDLNQDPITYLVPPSFEYVAVQWGIWAAGGIAVPLCVLHPLPSIQYVIEDTKAQMVIAHPDYFDFLKPLEKKTGVRIVALNTILREATVDLPQIAPFRSAMILYTSGTTSKPKGVVTTHANIEAQITTLVKAWEWKKEDHILNILPLHHVHGIINVLSCALWSGACCEFLPRFDAASAWEVVKSGRLSLFMAVPTIYYKLISYWESAVDQEQQVLTAAASKLRLMVSGSAALPVTVLEKWEEITGQTLLERYGMTEIGMGLSNSYRGERRPGHVGLPLPGVDMRLVDLDNNPVEPGAPGEFQIKGPSVFKEYWGKPDATAKAFTKDGWFITGDIGVFNGGMYKILGRDSVDIIKSGGYKISALEIEDVLRKHVEVADCAVVGLPDEEWGEVVAACIIGQNQAVDTIKISEWLRAYLPAYKVPRRFIVKKELPRNVLGKVTKNEVKKMFN, encoded by the coding sequence ATGTCGTCCTTAATAAACAAATCAAAAGAATATGCGGATAGAAATGCCATTCTATCCCATGGCCAATACTATTCCTATGCCACACTTTTAAGTGTCACTAGAACAGTGGCGGCCCATCTTTTACAAGGAAGGAAGGACCTCAACCAAGACCCAATTACATATTTGGTACCACCTTCTTTTGAATATGTCGCCGTACAATGGGGAATATGGGCTGCAGGCGGAATTGCGGTTCCATTGTGCGTATTGCACCCATTGCCCTCCATACAATATGTCATAGAAGACACCAAGGCCCAAATGGTTATCGCACATCCGGATTATTTTGATTTTTTAAAGCCTTTAGAAAAAAAGACCGGTGTTAGAATCGTAGCGCTGAACACTATTTTAAGGGAAGCAACCGTCGATTTACCGCAAATTGCTCCGTTCCGAAGCGCCATGATTCTCTATACAAGTGGTACGACCAGTAAACCAAAGGGTGTAGTTACTACCCATGCAAATATTGAAGCTCAAATTACAACCCTGGTCAAAGCATGGGAATGGAAAAAGGAAGATCATATTCTCAATATTTTGCCCTTGCATCATGTGCATGGAATTATAAATGTATTGAGTTGTGCCCTATGGAGTGGTGCTTGCTGCGAGTTCCTGCCAAGATTCGATGCAGCAAGCGCTTGGGAGGTTGTTAAATCTGGAAGGTTAAGTCTCTTTATGGCGGTTCCCACGATATATTACAAACTTATTTCTTATTGGGAAAGCGCCGTAGACCAAGAGCAACAAGTACTTACAGCGGCGGCATCCAAGCTAAGGTTAATGGTTTCTGGTTCTGCGGCGCTTCCCGTAACCGTGTTGGAAAAATGGGAAGAAATTACGGGCCAGACACTTTTGGAACGTTATGGCATGACCGAGATTGGGATGGGGCTTTCTAATTCGTACCGGGGAGAACGCAGGCCGGGTCATGTGGGACTGCCATTACCTGGTGTTGATATGCGCTTAGTGGACTTGGACAATAATCCGGTTGAACCGGGAGCGCCTGGGGAATTTCAGATTAAGGGTCCAAGTGTATTTAAGGAATATTGGGGTAAACCTGATGCCACGGCAAAAGCTTTTACAAAAGATGGGTGGTTCATTACGGGTGATATTGGAGTGTTCAATGGTGGAATGTATAAAATATTGGGCCGGGACAGTGTTGATATTATTAAATCTGGAGGATACAAAATATCTGCCTTGGAGATTGAAGACGTGTTAAGAAAACACGTAGAGGTTGCTGATTGCGCCGTAGTGGGGTTACCCGACGAGGAATGGGGCGAAGTGGTTGCGGCGTGCATAATTGGCCAGAACCAAGCGGTAGATACCATAAAAATATCCGAATGGTTAAGAGCGTATCTTCCTGCCTACAAGGTTCCAAGAAGATTCATCGTGAAAAAGGAGCTGCCAAGAAATGTGCTTGGCAAGGTCACCAAAAATGAAGTAAAAAAAATGTTTAACTAG
- a CDS encoding sodium:solute symporter family transporter: protein MDYFYEHYVTLILTAIYVGGCLYVGWYFKKKASQGVEGYYVAKREIPGWVISLAFFSTSASTNTYIGQAGKSFEYGLSWAWMGIIWTVFCIISWQLLGPKMRFQTARLRSFTIPDYFHLRYKSNLAKSIRVLSAVIILFATLWYMIGIAKGCAHVLTAVLDIPYEYGAFGIIFITCAYTIWGGMYSVLWTDAIQGIIMFGVAILMLAIPFIFVGG from the coding sequence GTGGACTATTTCTATGAGCATTACGTAACGCTAATTCTTACCGCAATATATGTGGGGGGCTGTCTTTACGTTGGATGGTACTTTAAGAAAAAGGCGTCACAAGGTGTCGAGGGATATTATGTGGCCAAACGAGAAATTCCTGGCTGGGTCATTTCTTTAGCCTTTTTCTCAACATCCGCAAGTACGAACACATACATAGGACAGGCGGGAAAATCTTTTGAATATGGGTTGTCTTGGGCGTGGATGGGAATTATTTGGACCGTCTTTTGCATTATTTCCTGGCAGTTATTAGGTCCTAAAATGCGTTTTCAAACCGCACGCCTAAGATCATTTACCATCCCAGACTATTTTCACTTAAGGTACAAGAGTAACTTGGCAAAAAGCATTCGGGTTTTATCGGCTGTCATTATCCTTTTCGCGACCTTGTGGTACATGATTGGAATCGCCAAAGGCTGTGCCCACGTGCTTACGGCGGTATTGGACATTCCTTATGAATATGGTGCCTTTGGTATCATATTCATAACCTGCGCTTACACCATTTGGGGCGGGATGTATAGTGTGCTTTGGACAGATGCCATACAGGGTATTATTATGTTCGGGGTAGCCATTCTCATGTTGGCTATTCCATTCATATTCGTAGGGGGGTAG